From Candidatus Nomurabacteria bacterium, one genomic window encodes:
- a CDS encoding ADP-ribosylglycohydrolase family protein has product MNKFINLVVATAYGDAYGLPYETRTYAEIVNLGGPSRHLILPDRYSDFADFKGYPVGTVSDDTQHTVAMVKSLLKKPYDIWGLIDELQLEMSRSDRGWGKGTKSALIRIKSKSSLEQIINNGNPDSNGCGPLMRLAPLALYSYFDIGLPGGGEDFVEVSTRLTHNSELAVVSALVHFQCLKYVIKSSARNLMSFALEQAKLYETKYSAPSVLSDKLSRIATSNRELLADQIYDSTKEAFSSQSVQSLAYACLEANQKAELLELLQLVVAQGGDCDSTAAIAGSMWCLANPENLILPRDVNKLQDYESLKSLSAQFCGAINNLIE; this is encoded by the coding sequence ATGAACAAGTTCATAAACTTAGTGGTTGCGACTGCATACGGTGATGCTTATGGCTTACCATATGAAACGCGAACTTACGCCGAAATCGTGAATCTTGGTGGCCCAAGTAGGCATTTAATTTTGCCAGATAGATATAGTGATTTCGCAGACTTTAAGGGATATCCAGTTGGAACCGTTAGCGACGATACGCAACACACTGTTGCGATGGTTAAAAGTTTACTGAAAAAACCATATGATATCTGGGGTTTGATCGACGAATTACAATTAGAGATGAGTCGTTCTGATCGTGGTTGGGGCAAGGGCACAAAGAGTGCCTTAATACGTATAAAATCTAAATCGAGTCTAGAGCAGATTATTAATAATGGTAATCCAGACTCAAATGGTTGCGGGCCATTGATGCGATTGGCGCCTTTAGCGCTCTATAGCTATTTTGACATCGGTCTGCCGGGTGGCGGTGAAGATTTTGTCGAGGTATCTACACGTCTAACGCACAACTCCGAGCTCGCGGTTGTTAGCGCGTTAGTTCACTTTCAATGTCTAAAATATGTAATCAAGTCTAGTGCCAGAAATTTGATGAGTTTTGCCCTTGAGCAAGCGAAGTTGTACGAAACGAAATATAGTGCGCCTTCGGTACTCAGCGACAAGCTAAGTCGGATAGCTACGAGTAACCGAGAACTGTTAGCGGATCAGATTTACGATTCAACCAAAGAGGCATTTAGTAGCCAGTCCGTTCAGTCGTTAGCTTATGCTTGCCTAGAAGCCAACCAGAAGGCCGAACTACTCGAGCTATTGCAACTAGTAGTTGCTCAAGGTGGTGACTGTGATAGCACGGCGGCAATTGCCGGTAGTATGTGGTGCCTAGCCAACCCAGAAAACTTGATATTACCGAGAGACGTAAACAAACTCCAGGATTATGAGTCTTTAAAGAGTCTGAGCGCTCAGTTCTGCGGAGCCATAAATAATTTAATCGAATGA
- a CDS encoding nicotinate-nicotinamide nucleotide adenylyltransferase, producing the protein MKNIIIYGGAFNPPTIAHQAVLQQLAGYAEHIQAEIWLMLSGNRKDKQITANIQQRLDLARALAASVSTSVKIVIKTDELYRVKPTETYDTALELKKEYPDINFIWVFGTDSLNTILDWRHGRWLLNHLSFILVNRVGYKCLNRPKKLLHTIDIGNIKVSSTEVRQRMIDGQPIAHLVPEAVMNLGSSS; encoded by the coding sequence ATGAAAAACATCATTATCTATGGAGGAGCATTTAATCCTCCGACCATTGCGCACCAAGCAGTCTTACAGCAGTTAGCAGGCTACGCTGAGCACATACAAGCAGAAATATGGTTAATGTTAAGTGGCAACCGGAAAGATAAACAAATAACTGCCAATATTCAACAGCGGCTTGATCTGGCTAGAGCATTAGCCGCGTCAGTCAGTACATCCGTCAAGATAGTGATAAAAACTGACGAATTATACCGCGTTAAGCCTACAGAAACCTACGACACTGCTCTAGAGTTAAAGAAGGAATATCCTGATATTAATTTTATTTGGGTGTTTGGGACAGACAGTCTAAACACGATTCTAGACTGGCGACATGGTAGGTGGTTGCTAAATCATCTAAGTTTTATCTTAGTTAACCGGGTTGGTTATAAGTGCTTAAATCGCCCAAAAAAACTACTTCACACGATAGACATTGGTAACATAAAGGTTAGTTCAACAGAAGTTCGACAACGTATGATAGATGGTCAACCAATTGCTCACTTAGTACCAGAGGCTGTGATGAATCTCGGCTCTTCTAGTTGA
- a CDS encoding NUDIX hydrolase translates to MFKGPYIPPTVTVDCVVFQIIDRQLYVALVQRSQQPFDGKWALPGGYNPAGETTLQAVTRIVKTKTGIDIKHHAKYIEQLYTFDSVARDPRGHAVAISYMACGLDIIPHGGTEPIQFFAIDSLPELAFDHHQIIQYAHSRLSAKLSYTNVVYSLLPEKFTLTNLQTAYEAVFERPLDKRNFRKKFMQLDMIEETGELYREGAHRPAMLYRFKQKTLQTLVRSFD, encoded by the coding sequence ATGTTTAAAGGACCATACATACCTCCGACTGTGACTGTTGATTGTGTAGTATTCCAGATTATCGACAGACAGCTCTATGTCGCACTCGTGCAACGTAGCCAGCAGCCATTTGATGGCAAATGGGCTCTTCCAGGCGGGTACAACCCTGCTGGCGAAACAACCCTGCAGGCGGTGACACGGATAGTCAAAACAAAAACAGGCATTGATATTAAACACCATGCCAAATACATCGAACAACTGTATACCTTCGATTCGGTTGCCCGCGATCCACGTGGTCATGCGGTTGCAATAAGCTATATGGCCTGTGGGTTAGACATTATCCCGCATGGTGGCACTGAGCCGATCCAATTCTTTGCAATTGATAGCTTACCGGAACTAGCCTTTGACCATCATCAGATTATTCAGTATGCTCACTCTCGCTTAAGTGCAAAGTTGAGCTATACAAATGTTGTTTATTCGTTGCTACCAGAAAAGTTTACGCTAACAAACTTACAAACCGCCTACGAAGCAGTTTTCGAAAGACCTTTAGATAAACGAAATTTCCGAAAAAAATTCATGCAACTAGATATGATCGAAGAAACCGGCGAACTTTACCGCGAAGGCGCACACCGGCCAGCAATGCTTTACCGCTTTAAACAAAAGACCTTACAAACCCTTGTAAGGTCATTCGATTAA
- a CDS encoding NAD(+) synthase, which yields MKKYLPSNSYIRVAAATPVVGLADVETNVKNILELYELAATQEVSIVTFPEMSLTGYTIGDLVSQTQLLEDALNGLKQLMQFTKGSNTAIVVGLPIMIGNALYNAAAVLARGNLTGIVPKVNLPTYKEFYDKRWYQAGPITASEIQLFGETVRFGADQLFELDGVKFGIEICEDVWVPEQRSISLVAGGADLILNPSASPELVTKADYRQTLIANTSGRLSAGYIYAGADQSESTMDIVMSGHAMIFDQARLLAERQPFSQNQHRLICADIDIDHIRHERRLNTNYPDRLLPITKLPLKRFQTNYIQDIAQHVFVPNGDQKEVDKRLEEVFTIQAIGLEQRIIPSGVERVVLGLSGGLDSTLALLVAIRTARLLKKKPQDFICCIGMPGLASSKRTQDNAKMLAEALQTDFKRIPIDKLAKDQLHAIGHNLTSQDITYENTQARMRTSTLFNYANQSKGLVLGTGDLSEIALGWSTFNGDHMSGYNVNASIPKTLVRSLVEYASRAVIADNPDAQSILQDILATPISPELTKSSKDLGQKTEEIVGPYELHDFFLYYFVRWGDSVQKIYFLACMAFEGKYTPSEIKKWLEMFLNRFYKNQWKRSVMPDGPKVGSVSLSPRGDWRMPSDINLSFML from the coding sequence ATGAAAAAATATCTACCCAGCAATAGTTATATTCGCGTTGCCGCTGCCACACCTGTAGTTGGTCTAGCCGACGTCGAAACAAATGTAAAAAATATTTTAGAGCTTTATGAACTTGCTGCCACACAAGAAGTGTCGATAGTTACCTTCCCCGAGATGTCCCTAACTGGCTATACAATCGGTGATTTGGTTTCACAAACTCAGTTACTAGAAGACGCCCTAAATGGCTTAAAGCAACTAATGCAGTTTACTAAGGGCTCAAATACTGCGATAGTTGTCGGTTTGCCAATAATGATTGGCAATGCTCTGTACAATGCGGCAGCTGTACTTGCACGTGGTAACTTGACAGGTATCGTACCAAAGGTCAACTTACCGACATACAAGGAGTTTTACGATAAACGGTGGTACCAAGCTGGCCCTATCACAGCTTCGGAAATCCAGTTATTTGGAGAGACGGTACGCTTTGGTGCCGATCAGCTATTTGAGCTTGATGGCGTAAAATTTGGTATCGAAATCTGTGAAGATGTTTGGGTGCCCGAACAACGCTCGATTAGTTTAGTAGCAGGAGGTGCTGATTTGATTCTTAATCCGTCGGCCTCACCAGAGCTAGTTACGAAAGCCGATTATCGACAAACGTTAATCGCCAATACGTCTGGGAGGTTATCTGCCGGCTACATTTACGCTGGAGCCGATCAAAGTGAATCGACCATGGACATCGTGATGAGTGGCCATGCGATGATTTTTGACCAAGCTAGACTCCTAGCCGAAAGACAGCCATTTTCACAGAATCAACACAGACTAATCTGCGCCGATATAGATATTGATCATATTCGGCACGAACGACGCTTAAATACCAACTACCCCGATCGTTTACTACCGATAACAAAACTGCCGCTCAAACGATTTCAGACTAATTACATCCAGGATATCGCGCAGCATGTATTTGTTCCGAACGGAGATCAGAAAGAAGTCGACAAGCGCCTAGAAGAAGTTTTTACGATTCAAGCCATAGGCCTAGAGCAGCGGATTATCCCTAGTGGAGTCGAGAGAGTTGTTTTGGGTCTTTCTGGTGGTTTAGATTCAACGCTTGCACTGCTAGTCGCGATTAGAACTGCAAGATTGCTAAAAAAGAAGCCCCAGGATTTTATTTGCTGTATCGGCATGCCAGGACTAGCTAGTTCTAAGCGGACTCAAGATAATGCCAAGATGCTTGCCGAGGCACTACAAACAGACTTTAAAAGAATCCCAATCGATAAGTTAGCCAAAGATCAGCTCCACGCGATTGGGCACAACCTGACCAGCCAGGATATTACTTATGAAAACACTCAGGCTCGTATGCGCACTAGCACCTTGTTTAACTATGCCAACCAGTCGAAAGGGCTAGTACTTGGAACTGGTGACTTGAGCGAAATTGCCCTTGGCTGGAGTACCTTTAATGGCGATCATATGTCCGGCTACAATGTTAATGCTTCGATCCCAAAGACTTTAGTACGTTCATTGGTCGAGTATGCAAGTCGAGCAGTGATTGCCGACAATCCAGACGCACAAAGCATCTTGCAAGACATATTAGCCACTCCGATCTCACCCGAACTCACAAAATCTAGTAAAGATCTTGGCCAGAAAACTGAAGAGATTGTTGGTCCGTATGAACTACACGACTTTTTCTTGTACTACTTTGTACGCTGGGGTGACTCGGTACAAAAGATTTACTTCTTAGCCTGCATGGCCTTCGAGGGGAAATATACACCAAGCGAGATTAAAAAGTGGCTTGAGATGTTCTTGAACAGATTCTATAAGAACCAGTGGAAACGCTCGGTTATGCCCGATGGGCCAAAAGTTGGCTCAGTAAGTTTAAGTCCTCGTGGCGATTGGCGAATGCCTTCTGATATAAATTTAAGCTTCATGTTATAG